The region TGGGGATGCGGGGTAGCGTTGACGATCCCCCGCGTCGTTGCTCCTCACTCCAGCGTATGCACTGAAAGCATCGGCTTGGACCTTCCCTCGTTAGTCTCTCCGGAAGTGTCTGTCCGGCAACCATTTTATGTTGGGTCCCTGAGTTCATAAGAAGACCGCCGTTCACGACCAGTTAATTGCCCACTTCATTGCGCGCATCTATACTTGCGGAGTGCTTTGCTATCGGTTCAATTACGCCTTCTGCTACTTCGTAATAACCGGATCCGGATCGTGAGGGTGAGGCAAACAATGGCTGCCACACTCGACAAAGAGTCCAGCATAGTCATTTTGGGTGGAGGTACATGGGCGTGCTCAACGGCTCtgcacctcgtccgccgcggctACTCTAATGTCACTGTTCTGGATGCTTACCACATTCCATCAGCCATATCCGCTGGAAACGACGTTAACAAAATCGCGGAGCTAGGTAAGGCCGTTCAACCGGATCTCTATCGATGTGTCCTGCAGGCTAATCAAGCGGCCATGCATGTAGCTTCACCcaccgatgatgacgatgcggacTCCGTCGCGcaagccgcggcggcagctgctgcgcaaggCTGGATTCATGACCCCATCTTCTCACCATATTATCATGACACTGGATTCATCGTGTCTGGATCAAGTCCCGAGGCGCTGGGGCACGTTATTGACTCTGAGCTTCGCGGTCATGAGGATGAATACGCCAAGCTCGACTCGCCCGAGGATTTCCGAGCCTGCATGCCAGACGGTGTTTTGACAGGGGACTTCCCAAACTGGCAAGGCTGGTATAAGTCCAAGGGTGCTGGTTGGGTTCATGCTCGGAAAGCGTTGGTTTCAGCCTACCAAGAAGCAGAACGATTGGGCGCCAAGTTCATCACTGGCTCACCGCAAGGGGAGGTTGTCAGCTTGCTTCAAGAGCATGGAGACGTTAGAGGAGCGAAAACagccgacggccgcgagcaCAGGGCCGACCGAACGATTTTGGCTGTTGGTGCTTCTGCACCGCAGCTTGTCGACTTTGAGAACCAGCTTCGCCCGACCGCCTGGACGCTCGGGCACATCAAGATGACGGGACAAGAAGCCCAACTGTACAAGGATCTGCCGGTCCTTTTCAACGTTGAAAAGGGATTCTTCATGGAACCCGACGAGGACAGGCATGAGCTAAAGATCTGCGACGAGCATCCGGGATACTGCAATTGGGTGACAGACTCGGTCTCGAGTCTACCCAGGTCCGTGCCCTTTGCAAAACAACAGATTCCGCTTGAATCGGAACAGAGAATCAGACAGTTCCTATCGGAAACCATGCCGCACCTGAAAGACCGACCATTGGTACACGCACGGATCTGTTGGTGCGCGGATACTCACGACAGGGGGTTCCTCATCACCTACCACCCGGCGCATCCGTCTCTCGTTATTGCAGCTGGGGATTCAGGCCATGGATTTGCTCATATCCCTTCCATTGGAGGATTCATCTCTGATTGCCTCGAGGGCAAGCTGGAAGCGCGGTTTGCGAAAcactggcgctggcgtccTGAGATTGCTGATGGCTTTTGGGGAAGGGACCCGCTGGATAGGTACGGCGCGGGAAGGGAGGTAATGGACTTGCCGCAGCCATCCGACGAGACGCGCTGGACTCAGATTTCGAGAGCTCACGATGAATCATAATTCTCTCTCGTCAATGCGGGGGGCAAAGTCTAGCGCTCGGTGTATTCCTCCACCAAGCTTGAAGTTGGACGACACCGTGGAACGTTGCCCCGGCTTACCCTCTGGCCATTTGGCGAACTCATGCATTCCATAGGTAGGAGTAATATTTCGATATTTGATGCTGCGAATCAATTGCCTATCTTTCCATGCGCCAAGCTCTCAGGACTGACATTGACTCGATATGGCTGTCGAGAAGAGACTAGAGCCTGTCGATCCGGCACGGCCGTTCGTCTCGCTAGCCAGTCTAGCCCGGCTTCGGACCGACGGTTGTAACCTTGAACAAAGGTATCAAAGCCCAAAGGGACCTCGAACGGCTCTATGTCCCGCTACCGGTGCTGACGGCATCATTTCCATTGAATGCGGGGTTGGATGGTAGGCAGTAGCCAAATTGTCGCGCAACTGCCCTGGTTCTGGCAGAGACCTGGGCCAGATCCTAGACGCTTGACAGGCAAGCGGTTCTCCACTCGGCATGCGACGGTGAAAGTCTCAGTGGGCGTCCTTGCCGATCGTCTTAGCAGCGAATAAGAAAGACAAATGGCCAGCACTTGGCCCTCCTCCCGAGCACAATGATTTGAGCGGCAGTCAAAAGCAAGCCGCTAGAAACAGCCACCCGTTCTTGTCCGCGAGCCCGcgccctccctcgccgtAACGTAGCATGATCGCCTGTAGCCGTCCGCTATCCGCCAAGATGGGACAGGCGACCGTACGCAGGCGCGTTAGTATGTGGACGACAGCAGGTATATGACTGAGACCGCTGCTAACTCGACGTCGTTAATCGGGAAAGTGGTAGTAGGATATGGGACTTCGTTCAACATGATTTCGCTCCTCAGTGTAGCCCTTGTGGCGGCGTCCTTCTTGCGCCCAGCGCTAGCCAAGCATCAGTCCCTCCATGGCCTCAAGGGCCTGGCCGACCGTCTCTTGGACGGGCACGGCGATGCGTTCGAGTTCGAGTTAACGGAGCAGCACGAAAATTGGTCGCGCTGGAATCACCCTACCAACGACAATTACACAGTATCAGCCGGGCACGATGGCAAGATTCACGTCCAGGGCACAACCCTGAGCGCCTTGGCGAGAGGGTACGAATGTCCCCCATTGATCAATGTCTACACGACACCATGGCTAACGGTATGGCCCGCTGGGGAGCAGACTGCGACATTACGCCACGGAGACACTTCACTTGGACGAGTACTGGTTTGTCGACAACAAAAGGAAGCTCTCTACACCGCTCCCACGCCCCAAGGCTGCCCTGACTGGGGCCAGTATTGTGCCCTGGAGGTACAACTTTAACACGGGTTCGTCCAATCCTTGACAGACTATTTTGGCCGCGGTTCGAAACTCGTTCAAACGCTGACTTGCATGAAAAGTCACGTTCTCTTATACCTTTGCCTGGTACAAATGGGAAGATTGGGAGAAACTGCTCGATTGGGCCGCGTGGCGAGGCGTCAATTTGCAGCTCGCCTGGGTTGGCTACGAAAAGATCTTCCTCGACAGCTTTCGTGACCTGGGCATGAAGGACGAAGAGATTTTGCCATTCTTCAGCGGGCCTGCTTTCCAAGCGTGGAACCGTTTCGGCAACACTAAGGGTTCCtggggcggcgttggagacCTCCCGGTTGCCTGGATCGAGTCGCAGTTCGACATGCAAAAGAAGATCGTCGCCAGAATGGTCGAGCTCGGCATGGTCCCCATCCTCCCGGCGTTTCCGGGATTCGTGCCCGATGCCATCAAGCGGGTACGTCCCAACGCCAACGTCACCAAAGCGCCGAACTGGTCTGGAGTGGGAAGGTGGAGCGAGGACCTCTTCTTGAGCCCGCTTGACGACACCTACGCCGAGTTGCAGCATCTGTTTGTAACGAAGCAGATGGAGGCGTTCGGCAACGTCACAAATATCTACACACTTGATCAGTTCAACGAAATGGTACCCTCGTCTGGGGAATCGGAGTACCTGACTAGTGTGGCTGAGCAAACGTACAAGGGCCTGACCGCGGCCAACCCGGCAGCTATCTGGCTCATGCAGGGCTGGCTGTTCTACTCGGCAGCATCTTTCTGGACCCAGGAGCGTATTGACGCGTACCTCGGGGGTGTTAAAAACGACATGAGCATGATCATTCTGGATCTCTATTCAGAGAACAACCCCCAGTGGCAAAGGACGAAGAGCTACGCCGGCAAGCCCTGGGTATGGTGCCAGCTGCATGACTTTGGTGGCAACATGAACCTGTTTGGCCAAATCACGAATATCACTGTTGATCCTATTGAGGCCTTGGGTGCTTCAGATTCACTTGTTGGATTGGGCCTCACCCCAGAGGCGTTCGAAGGCAACGAGGTCGTGTACGACCTGCTTCTGGACCAGGCCTGGTCGCCGGAACCTATTGACACAAAGGCTTACTTTCACGATTGGGTATCTTCGCGATACGGTGGCATCCTGTCTATCCCAGAGAGTCTGTATCAAGCTTGGGAGATAATGCGGGAGCATGTGTACGATTCCAAAGATCCCTCGATTCCCAGCGCGGGTGCGGGTGTATACCAGCTTGCACCGAACTTGACCGGTCTCGTCAACCGCACTGGGCACTTCCCGGCACCGACCGCCCTGCAATACGATCCTCAAATACTGAGGCAAGCGCTCGGCTTGATGCTTAAAGCCGCGACACAAAGACAGTCTCTTTGGCAAGAGCCTGCTTTCCAGCTTGACCTCGTTGACGTTACTAGACAGGTCATGAGCAACGTCTTCACCGACGTCTATCAGGATCTCGTCAAGATGTACAACAGCACCATGCAATCACTGCAGAAGTCTCACTCTGGCCGGCCGTCCGATCCGTCTCGCGCCGTAGCCGCCAAGGGGCAGAAGCTGCTCCTGTTCCTCGAGGCACTCGACGCGGTGCTCGCTAGCAACGAACACTTCACCCTCGAAAAGTGGCTCGGCGATGCTCAGCACTGGGCAAAGATaagcggcaacgacgagctcTTGGCGTTCAACGCTCGCAGCCAGGTGACGGTCTGGCTCTGGGAGTCGTACGGTCTCAACGACTActccgcgcgcgcatggAGTGGGGTCACCCGAAACTACTATAAGACGCGATGGGCCATCTTCGTTGACGGCTTGAAGAACGCGACCAAGAGCGGTTCTCTGGATGAGGGTGCCTTGCACGATAAAATACGAGCGTTTGAGAAGGACTGGTCGTACAGCGGCTTTGCCTTGAGCAAGCCCAGGTTTGCCAAAAGCAATCTGCGGGACACAATCAGCAAAATTAAGGGAGAGCTGCCGGAAGTCTTTGCTGTCTAGAAGAGCGCGATGCGTGTAGAGGCATGATTGGCACATAGAACCACTGTTTCTCCCCGCGAGCAAGAACAATGACGAGCCAAATTGTCTTTATATGGGACAATATGATGAAAACACAAGTTGCTGGCAGACGTCTTGCGCGGCCGTACGGATTATAGTTCACGAGCTCACCCGTGCACCGGGGGCCTGAATGACTCCAGATGACGCCACATGCCCTGGTGATTTACGAAGCGGCACTCGTGATATACTCTCAATGCCAGGAGATGCTACGGACTCATTGAATCCGTTGCCCTCAGAGTCAGGACAGCGGCTGAATCGACATGGGTCGACTCTGTGCCGGCGGCTCCCACCCGACGAACGACGAACGGAGGCCCCACCCGGTTCCGGCTCCGCTTCCCCATAATTATGGTCCGAAGGCGCGTCGGGATTGACCCGACCCTCCGTTCGGCACCAAAATGCTAGCCACCTTAGGCGATCATGGGCACGTGTCACAGGCCAGGAGAGCCACCAAGCGCAGTCATCAATGAGGCGATTGAGAGACCAACAAGCCGATACATTTCCAACATGTGGTGTGTATTTCGTACGTACATGTAGAACCGTGGATAACAGAACCAGGACGCTTTAAAGTGGTATACTCGTTACAGCAGCGTAAACAAACAGACATCAGACCCTCCCTCACTTTGTGAGAGGCTCCCGGACCCATTCTAACCCCTTAATCGCCCCGTGCTTCGCGCGGAAGTGGTCCTCCAAGTAGCTACTCCTGGGCGCAAAGGGCCCTGTCGTCGCGGCCTTCGGCATAATGCTCTTCGCGTTCTTGAGGTACGTCGAGTTCAAGTCCAGGAGCGGCGTTTCCTTCAGGTCGTCTGCGTTGTCCGCCCTCGGCACGACGCTGGAGTACCCTCCGCGGTCCATCTTGCCGAGCACCCTCACGAGAAGTGAGGCAGTCGATTCGGCTCCCAAGGTCCACGACGCGTTGGTATATCCAATGACAAACGTGGCGTTGGGCAGATCTTGGATCATCTGTCCTCGCCAAATGAACTTCTCCGGTAAGGCCATGGCCTTTCCGTCAACATGTATGGTCGCTCCTCCGCCTACCTGGAGCTTCAGACCAGTGGCAGTGACGATAATGTCGGCGTCCAAAACGTCGCCGGATTGAAGCTCGATACCGGTCGACGTCACCGTTTTGATCACCCCAGTAGCGATGTCGGCGTGTCCTGTATGCAGTGCCTTGTAGAAGTCGCCATCGGGGCAGAGGcacaggcgctgctgccaagGGTCATATGTTGGGTTGAAATGAGGGTCGAAAGCCATGCTCTTGGGCAACAACCGCTTCgtgcggcggccgagcgccCATCGAGCAAGCCGGGGGAACGTAACACACAAGGTAAACGTCATGCGGGCGATGAGGATCCATTGAAGACGCT is a window of Purpureocillium takamizusanense chromosome 10, complete sequence DNA encoding:
- a CDS encoding uncharacterized protein (EggNog:ENOG503NX3T~TransMembrane:1 (o240-260i)~COG:Q), producing MANAPDFDVVIIGAGISGINTAYRIQSAFPNYKYCILEARDNIGGTWDLFKYPGIRSDSDLFTFGFQWYPWRKNNPIATGDSIVQYLKEASSKHGIDKNIRFQHRLKHASWSSAHQEWALSLEARGEPTSISARYIVFGTGYYDYSTPLQAHIPGIDNFGGQVVHPQFWPEDLDYTDKKVVVIGSGATAVTLVPKIAEKAKMVTMLQRSPSYITQLPNSGSKSLIDYILPRALALQMKRLQWILIARMTFTLCVTFPRLARWALGRRTKRLLPKSMAFDPHFNPTYDPWQQRLCLCPDGDFYKALHTGHADIATGVIKTVTSTGIELQSGDVLDADIIVTATGLKLQVGGGATIHVDGKAMALPEKFIWRGQMIQDLPNATFVIGYTNASWTLGAESTASLLVRVLGKMDRGGYSSVVPRADNADDLKETPLLDLNSTYLKNAKSIMPKAATTGPFAPRSSYLEDHFRAKHGAIKGLEWVREPLTK
- a CDS encoding Alpha-N-acetylglucosaminidase (COG:U~EggNog:ENOG503NXVT~CAZy:GH89~SECRETED:SignalP(1-20~SECRETED:cutsite=ALA-KH~SECRETED:prob=0.8893)~antiSMASH:Cluster_10.2) — translated: MISLLSVALVAASFLRPALAKHQSLHGLKGLADRLLDGHGDAFEFELTEQHENWSRWNHPTNDNYTVSAGHDGKIHVQGTTLSALARGLRHYATETLHLDEYWFVDNKRKLSTPLPRPKAALTGASIVPWRYNFNTVTFSYTFAWYKWEDWEKLLDWAAWRGVNLQLAWVGYEKIFLDSFRDLGMKDEEILPFFSGPAFQAWNRFGNTKGSWGGVGDLPVAWIESQFDMQKKIVARMVELGMVPILPAFPGFVPDAIKRVRPNANVTKAPNWSGVGRWSEDLFLSPLDDTYAELQHLFVTKQMEAFGNVTNIYTLDQFNEMVPSSGESEYLTSVAEQTYKGLTAANPAAIWLMQGWLFYSAASFWTQERIDAYLGGVKNDMSMIILDLYSENNPQWQRTKSYAGKPWVWCQLHDFGGNMNLFGQITNITVDPIEALGASDSLVGLGLTPEAFEGNEVVYDLLLDQAWSPEPIDTKAYFHDWVSSRYGGILSIPESLYQAWEIMREHVYDSKDPSIPSAGAGVYQLAPNLTGLVNRTGHFPAPTALQYDPQILRQALGLMLKAATQRQSLWQEPAFQLDLVDVTRQVMSNVFTDVYQDLVKMYNSTMQSLQKSHSGRPSDPSRAVAAKGQKLLLFLEALDAVLASNEHFTLEKWLGDAQHWAKISGNDELLAFNARSQVTVWLWESYGLNDYSARAWSGVTRNYYKTRWAIFVDGLKNATKSGSLDEGALHDKIRAFEKDWSYSGFALSKPRFAKSNLRDTISKIKGELPEVFAV
- a CDS encoding uncharacterized protein (antiSMASH:Cluster_10.2~COG:E~EggNog:ENOG503NUB2~SMCOG1103:FAD dependent oxidoreductase), translating into MAATLDKESSIVILGGGTWACSTALHLVRRGYSNVTVLDAYHIPSAISAGNDVNKIAELASPTDDDDADSVAQAAAAAAAQGWIHDPIFSPYYHDTGFIVSGSSPEALGHVIDSELRGHEDEYAKLDSPEDFRACMPDGVLTGDFPNWQGWYKSKGAGWVHARKALVSAYQEAERLGAKFITGSPQGEVVSLLQEHGDVRGAKTADGREHRADRTILAVGASAPQLVDFENQLRPTAWTLGHIKMTGQEAQLYKDLPVLFNVEKGFFMEPDEDRHELKICDEHPGYCNWVTDSVSSLPRSVPFAKQQIPLESEQRIRQFLSETMPHLKDRPLVHARICWCADTHDRGFLITYHPAHPSLVIAAGDSGHGFAHIPSIGGFISDCLEGKLEARFAKHWRWRPEIADGFWGRDPLDRYGAGREVMDLPQPSDETRWTQISRAHDES